In Gemmatimonadota bacterium, the genomic stretch ACCGGGTCGGACTGCACCGTCCGCCGCGTAATGCGCCTGTCCTTTTTGTGTTCCCCCGGGAAAAAATCGCCCTCTTCAAACGGCTCAATTTTATCCAGCCCCATCTTTTTCGCTTTCTCTTCGTACTTCTCGATCTTTTCCCGCTTCGCCTGAATGGGCGTATGCACCGTATAATACCACAAATTCAGAAAAAACGGGCGATCATCGCGGTTCTCGATCAAATCTACGACGCGATCCGTCAAATAATCCGTCAAATACGTCCCGTCCGGCACATCCACATCGTCCAGAACCGGAATCGTCCACGGACTAAAATAACCCCCTCGCCCGGGAGACCCATGTTCGCATCCGCCCACATTCACCTCAAACCCGTGTTCATCGGGATAAAACCCAGGTCCCCCCAAATGCCATTTGCCAACATGCCAGGTCGCATACCCCCCGTCCTTCATCGCCTGTGCAACCGAGCGCTCTTCATGGGGCAAATACCTGAAATAGGGCACATCGATCAATTTGCCGCGATTGGGATGATTTCTCCCGCTCCAATCGATAAAATTCGTCACCCCAACCCGCGCGGGATATTTGCCACTCATCACACTCGCGCGCGTTGGCGAACACACCGGACACGACGCGTACGCATCCGTAAACTTCATCCCCTCGGCGCACAACCGATCCAGATTGGGCGTCTCGTAAAATTCACTTCCGTAACACGTCGTATCTGCCCACCCGTAATCGTCCAGCAAAATAAAAATAATATTGGGTTTGCCCATTTCCATTAAATCTCCACATCCACACTCTTGCCAGAAGCTCCCGACTCGCGTGCCGCGTGCAACACCTGCATCACCCGCAAACC encodes the following:
- a CDS encoding sulfatase, with protein sequence MEMGKPNIIFILLDDYGWADTTCYGSEFYETPNLDRLCAEGMKFTDAYASCPVCSPTRASVMSGKYPARVGVTNFIDWSGRNHPNRGKLIDVPYFRYLPHEERSVAQAMKDGGYATWHVGKWHLGGPGFYPDEHGFEVNVGGCEHGSPGRGGYFSPWTIPVLDDVDVPDGTYLTDYLTDRVVDLIENRDDRPFFLNLWYYTVHTPIQAKREKIEKYEEKAKKMGLDKIEPFEEGDFFPGEHKKDRRITRRTVQSDPVYAAMIESMDESVGRILDALEAAGIADNTAIMFTSDNGGLATSEGSPTCNAPLAEGKGWMYEGGTREPLIVKWPGVTPAGSVCDVPVTSTDYYPTILEMAGLDLIPDQHCDGVSIAPLLRGDDLARDAIFWHFPHYGNQGGTPGSSVRAGDYKLIEFFESGHVELYNLREDIGEENDLADELPGVRDRLHALLKAWQEEIEAKIPEENPDFEPWQERPVWETNRGR